Proteins encoded in a region of the Anoxybacillus amylolyticus genome:
- a CDS encoding DUF6449 domain-containing protein — protein MPSKIFSYNRSLFVQNVRNIGWIGIVHLLLLFAAIPLRILMIYTNQKRDYSPVFHNVFEFSNVFQGMIAFTVPVLLAIFLFRYMQMKRSADYMHSLPLRRETLFFQQMTFGALMLVIPVLATVLLTALLCQLPLENMHISAADLVRWTAEMLLMELFVFSASVWVGMFTGISVLQGAFAYILFLFPAGISVLILMNMRYVLSGFAADYYLSANLERIVPFFRFVELADKPLASFEMARYALAIVVCYLLSIWLYKQRHSEAAGQAIAFPVLQPVFSFGVTFCFMLVGGLYFGETQRSLGWILFGYVTFSLVGFFIASAIIEKTWRIFHRWKEYAVFIVAIVVIGSLVRFDITGYEKRQPALSDIQRVYFGESVYQFERQTEKQYISYVQSDQFLQTTQNIKNVYAFHRQLIEDRPTSFAFGENTRQVVIGYVLKNGEKMVRMYSIPINEYKPFYEAIMESREYKHNYYLLLQDNVSPIRQITLRAEEKTVQIADPKQIESFIAVLKTELKEEPFTEMISPTNDWGTIELLQGDGDQMQLSWKKSYARIDAWLKQHDLLSKARITADDIQYAIVVKNDARTPLYNLVENPTFVKELETRTDVLRITDKKQLEECLQKASSYKTESRYIIAFYRTAHAEPEWHVIDEEALPSFIREQLP, from the coding sequence ATGCCATCGAAAATATTCTCGTATAACCGTTCGCTATTTGTGCAAAATGTCCGAAACATTGGCTGGATCGGCATTGTTCATCTTCTTTTATTGTTTGCGGCCATTCCGCTGCGGATACTGATGATTTATACGAATCAAAAACGCGATTATTCGCCGGTTTTTCATAACGTGTTTGAGTTTTCCAACGTGTTTCAGGGGATGATTGCGTTTACCGTTCCAGTGCTGTTAGCGATCTTTTTATTCCGCTATATGCAAATGAAACGATCCGCTGATTATATGCATAGCTTGCCGCTTCGGCGTGAAACGTTGTTTTTTCAACAAATGACATTTGGCGCTCTTATGCTCGTTATTCCTGTGCTAGCTACAGTGCTTTTAACGGCTTTGTTATGTCAGTTGCCATTGGAAAATATGCACATTTCTGCCGCGGATCTCGTTCGTTGGACGGCAGAGATGTTACTTATGGAGCTGTTTGTCTTTAGTGCGAGCGTATGGGTAGGTATGTTTACAGGCATATCCGTATTGCAAGGGGCGTTCGCTTACATTTTGTTTTTATTCCCAGCCGGCATTTCAGTACTTATCCTTATGAATATGCGCTATGTGTTGTCCGGATTTGCCGCGGACTATTATTTAAGTGCGAATCTAGAACGGATCGTACCATTTTTCCGGTTTGTAGAACTAGCAGACAAACCGTTGGCTTCGTTCGAAATGGCAAGATATGCGTTGGCAATCGTAGTATGTTACTTATTGTCTATTTGGCTATACAAACAGCGGCATAGCGAAGCGGCAGGTCAAGCGATTGCTTTTCCAGTACTTCAACCGGTCTTTTCATTCGGCGTGACGTTTTGTTTTATGCTCGTTGGCGGGTTGTATTTTGGCGAAACACAGCGAAGCCTCGGTTGGATTTTGTTTGGGTATGTGACGTTTTCTCTTGTCGGGTTTTTTATTGCGTCTGCCATTATTGAAAAAACGTGGCGTATTTTCCACCGTTGGAAAGAATATGCCGTCTTTATCGTGGCAATAGTCGTCATCGGCAGCCTTGTTCGTTTCGACATCACCGGCTATGAAAAGCGCCAGCCAGCGTTATCTGACATTCAGCGCGTCTATTTTGGCGAATCGGTGTATCAATTTGAGCGGCAAACCGAGAAGCAATATATTTCGTACGTTCAATCCGATCAATTTTTACAAACGACGCAAAATATAAAAAACGTGTACGCTTTCCATCGCCAATTAATTGAAGACCGTCCGACGTCGTTTGCGTTCGGAGAAAATACCCGCCAAGTCGTCATCGGCTATGTATTAAAAAACGGGGAAAAAATGGTGAGAATGTACTCGATTCCAATAAACGAGTACAAACCTTTTTACGAAGCGATTATGGAATCACGGGAATATAAACACAACTACTACTTGTTATTGCAAGACAATGTGTCGCCGATTCGTCAAATCACGCTTCGGGCGGAAGAAAAAACGGTTCAAATCGCAGATCCAAAACAAATCGAGTCGTTTATCGCGGTGTTGAAAACGGAGCTAAAAGAAGAGCCATTTACCGAGATGATTTCCCCAACCAATGACTGGGGGACGATTGAACTGTTGCAAGGAGACGGCGACCAAATGCAGCTTTCGTGGAAAAAATCGTACGCTAGAATCGATGCGTGGCTGAAACAACACGACTTGCTTTCCAAAGCAAGAATAACAGCAGACGATATTCAATACGCCATCGTGGTTAAAAACGATGCGCGCACACCGCTTTATAACCTAGTAGAAAATCCGACGTTTGTAAAAGAGCTAGAAACAAGAACCGACGTGTTGCGCATTACGGATAAAAAGCAGCTAGAAGAGTGCTTGCAAAAAGCATCGTCTTATAAAACGGAATCGCGCTATATTATCGCCTTTTACCGTACCGCTCACGCTGAACCAGAATGGCATGTGATCGATGAAGAAGCGCTTCCATCGTTTATTCGCGAGCAATTGCCATAA